One Salvia splendens isolate huo1 chromosome 22, SspV2, whole genome shotgun sequence DNA segment encodes these proteins:
- the LOC121786434 gene encoding translocase of chloroplast 120, chloroplastic-like: protein MENGIGIAEDAKLEERNGENNDCLEPSVKENVRSSLGGSNCSHDGVIEEDVAAKTRISGAGDELNTDVENSEFIGTLEGNPDKFTVMSGVSANPDILTSEENHDDGETAREEALTGERNGSIFSENNGHEVEDGDYKEIVELSVITGEDEKLEKSNQDLQNGQSDKKKSFLEALTSGDANDADADNREKLIPENPETSESNEVIRAEGDSEKVEVEKSLATITKIPDGSKLEGASSCNHENGTSGHEDLVGSLDHESVKNEPVDVQEDHIREISVDHIKDQNGVTESEAVIRLESESIETDAHDNQQKAVPGIMHAQEYQVGDEAEEKLCISSANPKDVETIEPKMVDVELMQVDNIETHHVDQKEINYTSVSGTSDSDNAKESAVVETNLHAVDDSNVVKEIAEVIPQSSSPELLAKGSSHPRPNLSNDSAEVSAKINKRPEQVGKEDEKPKVSLSGNKDEQQEASLSGNKQLEASLSGNKQQEVRPSIDILSSAGNSSTADFSPARPASFEDASKVKEPVTRDNTSIAGQEPKPAANKSSSTKSVTTHCSGVGHNNPLSEPTPQSKNHRSATDTSSTNSNSATPARPAGLGRAAPLLEPSSRVVQQPRANGAASATQNQLVEDPTNGETEEYDETREKLQMIRVKFLRLARRLGQTPHNVVVAQVLYRLGLAEQLHGRSGGRGATFSFDRASAMAEQLEAAGQEPLDFTCTIMVLGKSGVGKSATINSIFDEVYFGTDAFELGTKKVQDIVGTVQGIRVRVIDTPGLLPSWSDQRENERILRSVKNFIKKTPPDIVLYLDRLDMQSRDFGDMPLLRTITETFGPSIWFNAIVVLTHAASAPPEGPNGTATSYDMFVTQRSHVVQQAVRQAAGDMRLMNPVSLVENHSACRTNRAGQRVLPNGQVWKPHLLLLSFASKILAEANTLLKLQDTPPGRPFAPRTRSPPLPYLLSSILQSRPEVKLPSEQFGDADDDDIDDGLDECSDEEEDSEYDELPPFKPLSKAQLDKLSKVQRKAYYDELEYREKLFMKKQLKEERMRRKMMKKLQEEAKNMSSDYSDNGEEETSAAASVPVPMPDLALPVSFDSDNPTHRYRSLDSSNPWLVRAVLEPNGWDHDIGYDGINVERLFVVKEKVPISFSGHISKDKKDANLQMEFASSVKHGKGKATSLGFDMQSLGKDYAYTLRSETRFSNHRINKATAGISATVLGDVVTGGLKLEDKLIIGKRGQIVVSGGGIYGRGEVAYGGSLEATLRDKDHPLGRFLSTFGLSIMDWHGDVAIGCNSQTQIPIGRHSNLFCRFNINNKGSGQFSFKVNSTEQLQIVLVALVPLAKKMLGYSQQSQYA, encoded by the coding sequence ATGGAAAATGGCATTGGCATTGCAGAGGATGCCAAGCTAGAGGAGAGGAACGGCGAAAACAACGATTGTCTGGAGCCTAGTGTGAAGGAAAATGTTCGTTCGAGTTTGGGTGGATCGAACTGCTCTCATGATGGAGTAATCGAAGAGGATGTTGCGGCCAAAACCCGGATCAGTGGTGCAGGAGATGAGTTAAATACTGATGTGGAAAATTCTGAATTTATAGGGACTTTGGAAGGAAATCCGGATAAATTTACAGTTATGAGTGGTGTCTCTGCCAATCCTGATATTTTAACGAGTGAGGAAAATCATGATGATGGGGAAACTGCTAGAGAGGAAGCTTTGACTGGTGAAAGGAATGGATCGATTTTTTCTGAGAATAATGGCCATGAGGTCGAGGATGGTGATTATAAAGAAATTGTTGAGTTGTCTGTCATTACTGGTGAAGATGAGAAGTTGGAGAAGTCCAATCAAGACCTTCAGAATGGCCAGTCAGATAAGAAAAAAAGCTTTCTTGAAGCTTTGACTTCTGGAGATGCGAATGATGCTGATGCGGACAATAGAGAAAAATTGATTCCTGAGAACCCAGAAACTTCCGAATCTAATGAGGTAATCAGAGCCGAGGGCGACTCTGAGAAGGTTGAAGTTGAGAAATCTCTTGCCACGATAACAAAAATTCCAGATGGCAGTAAATTAGAAGGTGCTTCTTCCTGCAATCATGAAAATGGTACCTCAGGCCATGAGGATTTGGTAGGCAGTTTGGATCATGAAAGCGTGAAGAATGAACCTGTTGATGTACAGGAAGATCATATTCGTGAGATATCAGTGGATCATATTAAAGATCAAAATGGGGTAACTGAAAGTGAAGCTGTCATTAGGCTAGAGTCTGAGTCCATTGAAACTGATGCTCATGACAATCAACAGAAGGCTGTACCGGGTATTATGCATGCTCAAGAGTATCAGGTTGGGGACGAGGCGGAGGAAAAATTATGTATTTCTTCTGCCAATCCCAAAGACGTTGAGACCATTGAACCGAAGATGGTAGATGTTGAATTGATGCAAGTTGATAATATTGAAACTCATCATGTGGatcagaaagaaataaattatacttCAGTTTCGGGTACTTCAGATTCTGATAATGCTAAAGAAAGTGCTGTAGTTGAAACTAACTTGCATGCTGTTGATGATTCCAACGTCGTCAAAGAGATAGCAGAAGTTATACCTCAATCCAGCTCACCTGAGTTATTAGCAAAAGGTTCTAGTCATCCTCGGCCAAATCTTAGCAATGATAGTGCTGAAGTGTCTGCTAAAATTAACAAAAGACCAGAACAGGTCGGAAAGGAAGATGAAAAGCCAAAAGTTTCTTTGTCGGGGAATAAAGATGAACAGCAGGAAGCATCTTTGTCTGGAAATAAACAACTGGAAGCATCTTTGTCTGGAAATAAACAACAGGAAGTCAGACCAAGTATCGATATCTTATCATCTGCTGGAAATTCTTCCACAGCCGACTTTTCACCTGCTCGTCCAGCCAGCTTTGAGGATGCTTCTAAAGTAAAGGAACCTGTTACTCGGGATAATACATCAATTGCAGGTCAGGAGCCTAAACCTGCAGCAAACAAATCCTCCTCAACCAAATCTGTAACTACTCATTGTTCTGGGGTTGGGCATAATAATCCGCTGTCAGAACCTACTCCTCAAAGTAAGAACCATAGGTCCGCAACTGATACTTCGTCTACAAACAGTAACTCTGCAACTCCTGCTCGTCCTGCTGGCCTTGGCCGTGCTGCACCACTATTGGAACCCAGCTCTCGGGTAGTACAGCAGCCCCGGGCAAATGGAGCTGCTTCTGCTACGCAGAACCAACTTGTTGAGGATCCCACGAATGGGGAAACTGAAGAGTATGATGAGACCCGTGAAAAGCTCCAGATGATTCGTGTCAAATTTCTACGTCTTGCACGTAGACTTGGTCAGACTCCACATAATGTTGTTGTGGCTCAGGTCTTGTACAGATTGGGCTTGGCCGAACAGCTCCATGGGAGAAGTGGGGGACGTGGTGCTACGTTTAGCTTTGATCGTGCGAGTGCAATGGCCGAGCAGCTTGAAGCAGCCGGACAAGAACCCCTGGATTTTACATGCACAATCATGGTTCTTGGGAAATCAGGAGTTGGCAAAAGCGCAACTATTAATTCCATATTTGACGAGGTATATTTTGGGACCGATGCTTTTGAGTTAGGCACAAAGAAAGTTCAGGATATTGTCGGGACTGTGCAAGGAATCAGGGTACGTGTGATCGATACACCTGGACTTCTGCCTTCTTGGTCAGACCAACGTGAAAATGAAAGAATCCTTCGTTCGGTCAAAAATTTTATCAAGAAAACGCCCCCTGATATTGTTTTGTATCTGGATAGATTGGACATGCAAAGCAGAGATTTTGGTGATATGCCATTGCTGCGGACAATTACAGAAACATTTGGACCGTCTATCTGGTTCAATGCCATTGTCGTACTGACTCATGCTGCATCTGCTCCGCCTGAAGGGCCCAATGGCACTGCAACAAGTTATGATATGTTTGTGACTCAGAGGTCGCATGTTGTTCAGCAAGCTGTACGTCAAGCTGCGGGAGATATGCGGCTGATGAATCCCGTTTCTTTGGTTGAGAACCACTCAGCTTGCAGGACTAACCGAGCCGGGCAGAGGGTGTTGCCCAATGGTCAGGTCTGGAAGCCGCACTTGTTGCTTCTGTCGTTTGCTTCAAAAATCCTTGCTGAAGCAAATACGCTCCTGAAGTTACAAGATACGCCTCCTGGGAGGCCTTTCGCCCCGCGAACAAGATCGCCTCCGTTACCGTATCTTCTTTCATCTATTCTCCAATCAAGACCTGAAGTTAAACTTCCTTCCGAGCAATTTGGTGATGCGGATGATGATGATATAGATGATGGTTTAGATGAAtgctcagacgaagaagaagattCGGAATACGATGAATTGCCTCCATTCAAACCGCTGTCTAAAGCTCAGCTGGACAAGCTTAGTAAGGTGCAAAGAAAGGCATACTATGATGAATTGGAATATAGAGAGAAACTTTTCATGAAGAAGCAGCTCAAGGAAGAGAGGATGCGGCGGAAGATGATGAAGAAATTGCAGGAAGAAGCTAAGAATATGTCTTCTGATTATAGCGACAATGGCGAAGAAGAGACCTCTGCTGCTGCATCTGTACCCGTTCCTATGCCAGACTTGGCCTTACCCGTTTCGTTTGATTCTGATAATCCGACACATAGGTATCGTTCTCTTGATTCCTCGAACCCCTGGCTTGTGAGGGCTGTCCTAGAACCCAATGGTTGGGATCACGACATTGGGTACGATGGCATAAATGTCGAGAGATTATTTGTGGTCAAGGAGAAGGTCCCAATATCTTTCTCTGGTCACATTTCGAAGGACAAAAAGGACGCGAACCTTCAAATGGAATTTGCAAGCTCGGTGAAGCATGGAAAAGGAAAAGCAACATCTCTAGGGTTCGATATGCAATCTCTTGGAAAGGACTATGCTTATACTCTACGAAGTGAGACGAGATTCAGCAACCACAGAATAAATAAGGCAACTGCTGGTATCTCTGCTACTGTTTTGGGAGATGTTGTAACTGGTGGGCTGAAGTTGGAAGATAAATTGATAATTGGGAAGCGCGGGCAGATTGTTGTGTCTGGGGGTGGTATTTATGGTCGAGGGGAGGTCGCGTATGGTGGTAGTTTGGAGGCAACCCTGAGGGACAAAGACCATCCTTTGGGACGATTTTTATCAACCTTTGGACTTTCGATTATGGATTGGCATGGAGATGTTGCTATAGGATGTAATTCCCAGACGCAGATCCCTATTGGCCGGCATTCAAATTTGTTTTGTCGTTTCAATATCAATAACAAGGGCTCGGGACAGTTTAGCTTCAAGGTCAACAGCACGGAGCAGCTTCAGATAGTATTAGTCGCCCTAGTCCCACTGGCAAAAAAGATGTTGGGCTATTCTCAACAATCGCAGTACGCTTAA